In the Aptenodytes patagonicus chromosome 5, bAptPat1.pri.cur, whole genome shotgun sequence genome, AGGCTCAGAGTTCAACCTAATTGCGATATTGCCTTGTTGTTGTATCTGTATATTCTGAAGTCAGCAACTGGAAGGAGGGATTCTTCCCTAAGCGTACTCACAGCTGTTTCATAGCGGAACATAAGAAGCCTACACAGAAGTGGAGAAACGCCACCACCTTACAACAGATGCTTCCTGGTGCTAGAGCTATCTGCTCTTGAAACAAGATTCTCAGATGAAGTAATATTCTTCCTCTTcaattttaactgtaaaataatgGCATAAGTCAGCCAGTAGTTGCTGGCATCACTGGATTTCTCCCAAGTAATTTATATGCCTCCTTTTCCACTAACCAAGCTTCTGCTGTATACATTTTCCTACAAAGGAATTGATCTGCTTCTAAATAAACAGCCTGGTGCTATGAATTTTATCCCTAAGCCAACTCAGGAAGAGTCCAGCTGAGTGGATTTTAATCAAATCTGTATCAAAGATGTATTGATGTTCAGTTTTAGAGAGAAGTTCTGCTTACAGTGAACTGCCCATTGGCGGTAGCAATGTAAATGGTATACTGCTTCTCACTGGCCGTGTCAAGGTTCATCTGGTTTGATTCTCCTTTGCTACGAAGCTCCTCCAAAGCCAATCTCACAGCTAGGTACTTGGACAAGTGATCAACGGTGGCATTGCCTGAGGTCTTGATGTATCTGTGACAACAACCACAAAGATAATCAAAGACTTTTGAGTTGCAGATATGGGAAAAAGACATCTGGAACACCCCCAAATACTAAGCATCAAGTGTGAAAAGGCCTTTAAAGACGGTTCACAAACAAGAATATGAATTGCTTTCACCCAAGACATGCAAGCAGCTTACCAAATTATATTGTTCCAAAGTGCCCTTACATCTTTTTGACACTTCTCCCAGAGGCCCTCCTGCTCTTTGTAGAGAGAAGACAGCACTGCCCTGTCATCTGCTCGAAATTAAAAACCTAGTAACAGGTTGTCAAGGGGTTTTGAGAACTACTCACAAGTGCTGAAATCTTCTGAGCATAGATACAGTCTGAGGTGCTTGGACAGAACACTGTAAGGTGCGAGAGCTATACACGCGATGCTCTCTGCACCTCGTTAAAGTTACTCTTCCATATTGTCTCACTATTGTCTCACTTCTTCACGCAAGAATTAAAGGCTGACACAAATGCTGCAGAGGCCTCTCCCAGAAGTTtagctttctctttgcttttttttttttttgcttttctgttttcaaaagcccCGAGGAGTGatagaaaacaaaagcaacagaaaataacagcagaaTACATGAAGAGGAATAGAAGACATTTACCTCGTCTGTGCACTGTCATCGTTTTCCATGAGGGTCGGATGAGGCCTGAAGACTAATTCAATTTCACTAGCACCATCCATTACAGGGTCTATTGCCACAGCTGTGTTGTTATTGTCCAGTTCTAGCCCAGAATCATCCGAAGTTTTGGTCCTTTTATTACTAGGCCCCGCTTCCTGATTGCTGTGTGTTGAGGCATTGCTACAGTGTGAACTGTCACCATTATCTTCTGCTCCACTACCATTCTCAATCTGTTGTTTCTTGCCCCTCTGTAGCCTGATCGGAAAATAATGCTAAATATACGCTATATAAATAAACGCTAATCCACATTCAGAATTCACCCAATGTACAGGCCCACAATGCTTGTACAACTCCTCCCTCTCCCAGTCTCCGTCATGCCAGAAGTTAGACATAGGCACATACAAGCACTAAACATTTCAGAgatatttaaagttaaaaaaaaaaaatttcattctttcttctaaAAAGATACTCATAGACAAGACCATGGATTTTTTCCTATCCCTCAAACACCTTGTAGACATGTTTTAAGATCATTTTTAACTTcgtacaattatttttatttttcaggcaatTTCAGGCCATTATTTTCATCTAAATATGAATCCATatgtgattaaaaatataaatcacaCCATGCTTCACCACAACATAAAGTTTGGGGCCTCTTTCCCAGCTGGCTCTCTTCAGTTTAAATGCACACCCAGAATTTCAATACTGTGTGAACACCATATATTCCAGCCTTGTGAATTAAGTTCCAATTAAAACCTATGTTCTAGCATTATGTGCATTTATTTGCACATAATGGTAATATGTTGGTACAGGATTCATTGTATTACACTTTATTATCTAAGACATGATAGCCATAATTTGGTAAAGCTAAGCTGAAATCTGCTGTCTACATCAGGCTGCCACAGAAGTTGCAGGGAGTGATACAAAGGTTTCTATTAGTagacaaaagattaaaaattattttggcagacttcagaggagagaagaggaatcTCAACTATACAGGGAGTGAGGATAGACGGTGTATTTTTAGTGTTAAGGCAAACAAGGTTACATGTGGACAAATTACGTGGATTACATACCTGTTCATAGCCTGAATCTTTAATCCTTCCTCAATGCTGTGACTTAAAGCTTGCTGGTTATTGTGCTTGCTGATTCTTGCTAGCACTCTCTCCTGATGAGCTTCATATTCATCTCGGCTTGGATAAATTTTACTGATGAGAGCATCAAAATTGGGATCTGGTCTCAGTGATCTTTTTGAAACTAGCTTTTTACGACATGTGGGACATTCTTTGTTGCTGGACATGAACAAGAAGGGAGAAAACAATACTAACTCTCCAGCAATAACAAAAGTCTGCCCTAATGCTGCAATTCTTAGTCAAATTGCTCAGCAAGACTCAATATTTATAGTAAATCTGGAATGGGGCTTCTATCTTTTGACAGATCAGGTAGTTCCagatatttaaacaaaaacccccaaacatactttaaaaaaaaaaaaaaaaaaaaagaagcagggagaTGTATGTTTGAGCAACCTGTATTTAGACTGAAGAGTTCAAAAGTTCCACTCTGCAAAATGGTTCTTCCCTTAACCCTCATGATGGATTTTCACCTAGAAAAAATGCATGTCTAGTGGGAATTATATTAAAGCATAGTCTTCCTAGCACTCACAGGACAAAACAGAGATTAAGGAACCTATTCTGAACCTATTAAGGAACCTAGGTTCTAAGCACTAATTACTGGAAAAACTAAAACAGTCTTGTCCTTCCTACCATTTTGTTCTCATTTAACTAAAATGTCAGGttcacacaatttttttcctgtcatagGAAGAGGCCTCAATAGCTGAAACCCCGGCGTCTTTACTCCTGATGGTTTTCTTGTTTCCCTCTAACATATTTTTGCTAATTACTCATGAGAATTTACACAGGCATAGCAAATTAAGTGTGACCTCTGAACACAGGTAATTGCCATTATCAGAAATAGATACATCATTGACTTAATTGCTGTTGGTTACCTTCGAATTCTATTGCTTTTAGGAAAATATGAACTTGTAACTgaagaatacaagaaaaattatttgtacttTAGCATAGGTTGTTTCAGTAGCGAAGCTTGGAAGCAGGACTACTGCTGAAAGGCCACACAATTTGCAATTTATTattaggaaaaggaagaataagggaAATGAGACTCATTTTTGTAAGTAATGtagtgtatttttgttttgctgttactggattgggaaaaaaaaaagagaagagaaaagaggttTTCAACTGCTTGCAAGAAACAAAGTTATGGGATGATTTTtcatatgaggaaaaaaacagatctgGCCTGCCACAGATGGCTGAACACACAAGAATGAAATATGACAGGTGAGCTACACTTTCAGAATCTTGCAGTGCACAGGCACGTAACTGTTCCACATCAACACCCAGGACTTAAAGGCTTGATCACATTTTAATCTTAAGTGAAATCCCTTTTCCCTGTAATAATATTTACGTACCCACTCCTGAGGGCTGTAATGATACAATCAGCACAGAAGCGATGCAAACATTCTTTTGTCGTCATCGTGTTTTTTAACATATCCAAACAGATGGGACACATCAGTTCACTGTGCAGGCTCCTCGGTGACACCACTATTTCCAAGCCATCAGTGATTGCTTCCTAgcgtaaaataaagtaaaagttcTTTAATGGAATTAGTAACTTCCTCACAGAGATTTTACTCTCAGCATGTTTTACtattcttttaaagagaaacacagtaaaaagacaaaacaagacaCATACACAAtcacaaaaacacacacacagctaaaggaaggaaaaaagaaataaagatcaaGCATCGGGTTATATTTCTAATATTGTAatacaggttttgttttgggaggatttttttaacatatacTATCATTTAAAATAGGCAGTTAACActcctaaaggaaaaaagaaaatcttaaacaTCAAGCTTCAAGTtctaaaaagtataaaaaaaagcCTTGCCATAAAGGCCAGCTCTTTAAAAAACGCATTACCTGAGGCGTTCTTTGCAGTTCGTACAAACTGAGCTCCCATGTTTTGCTTAAAGGTTGCGTCCCGTTCGTCTGCACGGCTTGAGACATggctgggaaggaaaagagaaacaagttGCACGCTCAGGAACAAGgagccagctccctctcccgaGCCAGCTTCTCTGGCAAGTGAGGCGTCCCTGCATCCATACAGACACAGCTGTCTCTGTGCCAACAAAGCAGAAGTACAGGGGCAATGCTTGTTCATCTAAGTACCAGGCTCCACTGTGTTACACACGGATAATCCCATGCACTGTACCGCTCCGGAAAGACTGAGGGAGTCAGTCAGTCAGCCACAAACACTTTGCAAAAATCAATTAAGGTTGTTAAACAGAAGTGACATAGAACTGAAGGCCATAAAACTTTGTCTGTGTGGTGCAAAAGCTGCAAATGTCACCTGATGCGGAAAACACTCATAAAACATCCACTTACAAACGTGCATACGGGTCAAGTAGGGTCTACTTCCTAACGAAGTGGAAGGTCAAAATTACATGCACGCAGAGAACTAGCTAAACATGTTCACTGGAAGCACGCTATaatgcctttctttttcctcctgaaaatacATCACTAGGAGTTTCCAATCAGAAGTTTGGAGAATACTTAAAGATCAAGTAAAACCTAGTCACTGGGTAATTCCAATCAAGAGGTCCGGTCTTCCTGTACTTCAGTGGATGTGCACCTGACTTGCGATGACattggggggggaaggggggaagtcGAAAGTTTTTATGTTTCAGAAACCCAAATCATACACACATTATCAgggttttgctcattttttgtATCAGTACTGGTAGACAAGCATTCCTGGAAATGGACAGGGCTAAAAATAATTGCACTCGACAGACGACTGATACACTCCACAACCACTGCTGCAGAATTTGCTTACAGGCAAAGACACACAtgaccttttcatttaaaaaaaaaaacaaaaccaaacacacaaaaaaaaccaccaaccaaaacacaccacacacataaataaaacaaacaccaaaaaaaaaaaaaaagaccacacagATAAACTGTAATGCTTTCCCGTCAAAATTTTGAGATTATTGTACAAGATGAGGCAAAACTACCACACATGGTCACTGCAGACATGTGAAAGAAAGTCAGGTCAAAACGACTGAAGAAAATGATGtttctgaacagaaaatattttcacactgGGGAAGAGGGGGCAATCCTCCCCATCTCTCAAAAAATGCCTGCCTTGAAGCAGGAAAACTTACCCCAGACTGTGTGGtatgtttaaaaaagtaaatgtaacCATGTAAGAGGCAAGAGTGCAGTTGCAGACATTTCTACTGGGTGGAAAAAGCAGAAGtgctttcttcttttataaatcttttttaaaatctaggTTTGTATTTCCAGACCCTTCAAATCAACAGCCAAATGCAGATTCTATTGGCATTTACCAGGTACATTATAATCCAGTTTCCAATTCATCAAGTTCTAGATGAAAAGGGTCAACCTCTCTGGAGAACAAGTTATGTTATAAGCTTTAATTAATTGTTGAGGTAAAAGTGAGAGAAGCAGTGCAGCAAAGATTATTGCATCTACTTTTATCCAGGCACAGAAATTAGAGTTTTCCCACTTtatgaaaaaaggaagggggggggggggaagcctgaCATGAAGTAGCCATGTCCACTATTATGTCTAATAAGTAACAAGGGTCTGAAGAGGTGTCAAAAGAAATAATTAGGAGATGATGGACCGTCAACTCCAATTTTTACTATATAAACATTGTGCCCTAAAAATACAGTTTACTTGTCACAAAGGACATGTTCCTCTGTGCAGATTAGAAAAGATGTCCAGTTAGGACCTCACCTCCCCATTAAAAGTGACAAGCCACCATGACCCAGCTGCAGACTGTCAGCTCCCAGTTTGGCCAAGCATTGGACTGTCCTGACAGGATTCTgggcattttatttaaattattcagaGTATGAATTTAATGATGGTATTGAGTGACCCATCTCAGCAAAGAAGCAATGTTGGAAGGAAATAGTATGTCTCTGTGTTCTAATTTCCACTATTATTTAAGGTAATTCCAGGCATACAGGAAGTCGAGTCCTTCGGGGTAAGGATTTTTGTTATGTGTTGTTGCCAGTCAGTTGTTCTAACGGAGGCCCAAGATTATTATTCCGTGTTTGCACTGGATGCTACTCGAGTGCTTTTAAATCTGACAGATTTAATTCACTATCATTTCAACTACTGAAAGAAATTCGTGAAGCTGCTAATCATTCACACCCTTTCCAAAATCTGCTGAAGCATACAGTCAGACTGCAGCAGATTAAGACACCAAAGTCCCAGTAAATCCAGCCTCTCTTAACAGAGAAGCCTGCTCATAACGTTAGGCAGCTCCATCACAGTGAAGAGCCCATCTAAGTAGCCCCATAGTAAGAGAGATCATTGCATGCACAAGTAGTATCTTGCCTAAACTTGCCTGCTTTCACTGGCTAACACAGAACAGCAGCTCTCTGGGTGCCACTGTCAGCAAACCTATcaatctggagaacaagtgtatTAACACTATCATTTATATTGCAGCCTTGCCTACAAGCCCGTGGCTACACTGCAGAAGACACAATACAAGTGTCATGATAAATAATTGAcctcctttattttaaaagctgctaaTCTGAGATGCTGAGTGCTTCTTTCTCACCCTAAGGTCTGCAGTGATAGCACTTTcaaattttaagaggaaaaacactGGCCTTAAAGCCAGCCGAAAGCTGGAGAGATCCACATAGTCCACTTTATCACTAGCAAACACCTCCTCTGCCTCTGGTATGTATGAAGTTGAAATCTGAGGAACAGTGGAAACACGGTCAATTCAAACATGCTGAAAAGCGCCtgcccccccaccaaaaaaaaaacaacacaaaaaaaaccccaatcacaTTACACTGCACGGAGTTCTCCATCTACTTGAAGATCAATAAATAAGCCTCCTTAGCTTTGTTCCTGTTCCCTACAGTTTCCAGGTCTGTATTGGGCCTGAAATGCATGTGAATGAGGTTTGCCTTCTCTTCCTTATGACATTGTTGGACATCAGGTTGGATTACGTTTCTTCACGCTGCTGAAATCTAACACAGCCACATCAACAGCTGGCACCAGTATCAAAGATCAAACTCCACAATCAGGAGAGGCATTTCGACCTAAAATTGCACTGACCATGTAATAGCCACCAAGTATCAATTAGCAGTCTCAAAATCATAACCAGGAAACCATCTCTTTAGATGTTCTCATCAATGACTGATCTTCTCCATTCGCTTGGGGAACAGAGGTAGGAAAAACCTCTACAGTTAGCTGACTTGAAAGTCAAGCTTTACAACCAAGCAGGAGGAGATTGCACTGGCCCCTTGCTCTCAGGTTTAACAGCAAATAGTCAGGCAACTATACTGACATCTGTTTTAAGTAAGCAAGTACCCTTTAGAGGCAGTCATTTTCAAAGCACATCCCAAACAGCACTGTTTAGTTTATTTTCAGGTGTCATTTAATCTGTTGGTCTCCAGTAGAAAAAACCTAACGAGCAAGACATGACTGGACTGGACTCCACCATTCTCTCTGTTCTTGTGCTGGCTGTGGAGCTGAATTGCTGTGGACAGACCATCTCCAGCTCTCCTTGCCTGGCACGAAGGTGAATCCGACAGAAGGGCTTTCTGACAGTGCCAAGACATTCACAGCCTGCAACAATAAGACAGAGATTACTCCtcagttcagttttcttttaagactGTCCACCACTACTAGATTTGAAGCAGGCATCTGCTAAAAGAAATCCTGAATGGTACAGGCCAGACTAGCTGATCCTTTCTAATGCTAGGAAAATTAGGAAATTAGGAAATTCTTTCATGAgccaaagaaagattttttttctgttgtcattttGTTCAGAGTTAAAAATATGAAGTGGAAAGTTTCTAGACAGAAGGAACAACAGACTTTTTATTAACTACTACTGGCAAGGGGAGAAAAGATACAGAATAAATATAAAACCTCACATTTACTCTTCAGTCTTGAAATTTATTCCACCGAAATCTCACATTCTTAAGTTGGATCTTCACTGACATAGTTCACTATTCCTCTGCATCCCtttcggcttttttttttttttttttttaaaaaaagtcttgcGTAACAATTTTCTCACACTCATTTTTCCAACTCAAAATATGAAGCAGATTTCATCACAACAATATCTACTTAAGTTTTCAGCTATTCAACATTTCAGATCTTTTCCACTTTATAAATGAAGAAGACGAGGTCTCTTCTTCACAGGTTGCAGGTTTTAGCATTAGGAACAATGTGAAGTCAGATACCCTCTGTGAGCCTTTTTTCATCATTAAGTTTTTGAAACAACTTCTAACACATCACGCCTTTatactttttatcattttttaccTTTATGACTTATCTATATCCTTTGGATATAAGAGGAAAGCAATCAGCCACACAACAACAGGGCGGTATGAAGGGGAGAAGCCACATTCCGATAGGCAGATCAAACACCTTTCTCTTGAAGCCACTAACAAGTACTAGCTGTTGTGATTTATGCTATAGCCAGAGGGCCATTCCtgtcagtcattaaaaaaaaaaccaaccctaacCAATATTATAAGGACACCTGCAATCCTTCAGACTGACTGAGTCTTCAAGCACAGTAGAACTCTTAAGCACAAACTTGGTAATTACAGAGTATGCACATCTGTCACTATCAAAGCAAGAGCTAACTGATATGACCAAAAGAATGTATTACAAATCTGAGAACCAGAAATGCTATGGATCTCTTCAGGTtcttaaaaaagggaaacaagCTAACATTTAGTATTTAGTCATAAAACTTGCCTAGTTGCTTCATGTCTTTTATAGAAGAAAACTGGAAGATGAAAAGGGAGATTGCTAAAGATTATCAGAATATGTcaaattttgatttctttgtaCCCAGGACGTTTCTCAGTTCTCCACATTGCcagaacattaaaaacaaaagaaaacaaaacccacctgTGCTGTTCTTAAGGAGCTTTGGAAACTTTTGATCGATTTTATATAACCAAACTCTATGCACAAGTTGAATAGCTCCCTAACTGGAGCTGGGATGAAGCTTTATTGAAGCTGCCGGCTTCAATAAAAAGTACCGCATCACTTCATTTGAAAGACTTGCTATTTAAGCCTGATTTCGTTGGAAAACAGGGCTTACGCAATCTTGCTCTTTGTGCTCATCCATCTGTagactattttccaaaacaaatttgAAGACAAACGGCTGGGGTTTAAAAACATAACAACAAAATTATTGTCTTGTTCCTGAAGCGCTGGAAAACAGAGttataggaaaaaataacagtatGAAAGACCTGATCAGAAAAGCCCCTCTGATCTTCTGCCTGCTTACTGACCCGGGAATTTATGCCAGAGTCTCCTTCCAAAGTACTTAGAAAAAACTCCAGCAGAGGAACATCCGCGCTTGTCACACATCACATCCACTTTACAAGCTTTTATACTGAAATACGCTTAATGATTTGCTCAAATATAGTCATGAGTCACAGGAGGTTGGGCATTCGGGTATCCCATTCCTGAACCTgtccagtaaaaataaaatccaactGGCAACAAGTACACTTCAGGCCACTCAGAGCTGCGGGCAGACAGGCTGTTCTAGCTAGAAGGCAGCCAAAGGAAGAGCTTGGCAGCAGCATGTCACTGctcctgctcttccctgcttTACCTTTTCAGAGGTTTACCACCCTTAGATTCACCAACTTATAATCACTCCT is a window encoding:
- the RNF2 gene encoding E3 ubiquitin-protein ligase RING2; amino-acid sequence: MSQAVQTNGTQPLSKTWELSLYELQRTPQEAITDGLEIVVSPRSLHSELMCPICLDMLKNTMTTKECLHRFCADCIITALRSGNKECPTCRKKLVSKRSLRPDPNFDALISKIYPSRDEYEAHQERVLARISKHNNQQALSHSIEEGLKIQAMNRLQRGKKQQIENGSGAEDNGDSSHCSNASTHSNQEAGPSNKRTKTSDDSGLELDNNNTAVAIDPVMDGASEIELVFRPHPTLMENDDSAQTRYIKTSGNATVDHLSKYLAVRLALEELRSKGESNQMNLDTASEKQYTIYIATANGQFTVLNGSFSLELVSEKYWKVNKPMELYYAPTKEHK